ACCGCTCTGGTCCTCGAAGGAGTAGAGTTCGTCGACGATGTCGTCGCCGCTCTTGTCGGTCCACATCTCGGCGCGCTCCAGCGCCGGCGTTCCGATCTCGCGGAACCCGTACTCACGGGCCGTGTCCTCTACGACGTCGATAGTGGCCCGCCTGGCGGACATCTCGCCGGGGTAGAAGTCACGAAAGCCCTTGATCCGGTCGTACATGGAAACTCGTTCGGGGACGGCGAACTTCTATCCTTCCGTTCGAGGGCGGTCGGTGCGGCCGCTCGACCCCGTGTGTCGGAGGGTGCTCAGTTCACAGTCGTGGTTCGACGGCACTGGCCCGGAGACCGTCCCGTGAGTTGCTACCGAGTCGCGTGCTGTAGTAGCCACTGAAAGTTACTGCACACCCGATCGCACAGCTATCGTACGATCGGCGTGTAAATAGTTTCAGTTGTTACTATAACGGACGTTCGTCACGTACGTCTGATCGTGATCGGGGAAGTAGTCCGCGATCGCCGCCGGTCCCTCTTCGTCAGCGATGAGCGCGCGGAGCTCCGCCTCGTAATCGGCCCTGTCAATCTCCTCACTCGGCCCGACGGTCACGTCCAGCCGCGCCTCGACCAGCCGATCAACGGCCGACCGGCCGAAGCCCGACAGCGGCGCGATATAATCCACGTTGTGGCGATCCTCGAGACTCTGCGCTTGCGCCCGTGAGACCGTCGGCACGCGGTCGCCGCGCCGCGTACCGTCGGCGATGGCATCGAACTCTCCGGCCGCGAGCCGTTCGAGAGCGTGCT
This genomic stretch from Natrinema sp. SYSU A 869 harbors:
- a CDS encoding alpha hydrolase gives rise to the protein MELGLLYSGGKDSTLAALLLEEFYDVTLLTAHFGVSDDWKHARETAEAAGFAFERLECDLDVAREAVDRIREDGYPRNGIQLVHQHALERLAAGEFDAIADGTRRGDRVPTVSRAQAQSLEDRHNVDYIAPLSGFGRSAVDRLVEARLDVTVGPSEEIDRADYEAELRALIADEEGPAAIADYFPDHDQTYVTNVRYSNN